A genome region from Chitinophagales bacterium includes the following:
- a CDS encoding vitamin B12-dependent ribonucleotide reductase, with translation MAKKLTKGLKVERYFTKEGKNPFDLFDYELRSSVIRNPKGDAVFEMHNVEVPKFWSQVATDILAQKYFRKAGVPQADGTLGGETSIKQTAHRLADCWRFWGEKYGYFASKKDADVFYDEIVYSLVSQMAAPNSPQWFNTGLHTSYGITGKPQGHYYVDPQTEELKESTSAYERPQPHACFILSVDDDLVSGGGIMDLWVREARIFKYGSGVGTNFSSIRGEGEKLSGGGTSSGLMSFLKIGDSAAGAIKSGGTTRRAAKMVCLDLDHPEIIDFIEWKMKEEDKVAALIAAGYDNHYEGEAYRTVSGQNSNNSVRVPNSFFHALEKGDKWALRARTNGKPMKEISSTELWDKIAMAAWRCADPGVQFDTTINEWHTCPADGPIRASNPCSEYMFLDNTACNLASFNLRKFFNDQTLEFDVKGFEHQSRIWTMVLEISVLMAQFPSKEVAQLSYEFRTLGLGFANLGSVLMVSGIPYDSDKARAIGGAITAIMTGVAYKTSAEMAANLGTFAGYERNKENMLRVMRNHRYAAYNASPETYEGIEIKPLGIDPQFCPDYLLQSATNAWDDALKLGEQYGFRNAQATVIAPTGTIGLLMDCDTTGVEPDFALVKFKKLSGGGYFKIVNESVPYALKNLGYAKNEIEAIVNYAKGHATLFGAPGVNPESLKAKGFTAADIEKVEANLPSAFDITFAFNVWTLGEDAMQRLGISKEQYNDSTFNLLRTIGFTKAEIEAANKYVCGTMTVEGAPFLKEEHLPVFDCANKCGTIGQRFIHAHGHIRMMAAVQPFISGAISKTINLPNEATVEDIQSCYELSWKLGLKANALYRDGCKLSQPLSNKKDEEKETTSATEVTSSTAAPEQEMSKLTPEQVLEAARIFMQESSDTQFKTALARIVERKRLPHKRNGFTQKAKIGGQTVFVRTGEYEDGTVGEIFIDMHKEGASFRSLMNCFAISVSIGLQYGVPLDEFVNKFTFTRFEPSGMVDHPNIKNASSIVDYIFRLLGFEYLNRTDLVHVTPEQIAMRERSTLDLTTDIGDEPVAEREHSVQEFKVSKPVSASMSVPAEKEAPKATAARAVTVVKPSSLEAFNQAAKGQMGDAPACSVCGNITIRSGTCYKCLNCGNSMGCS, from the coding sequence ATGGCAAAGAAACTTACCAAAGGACTGAAAGTAGAACGCTACTTTACAAAGGAAGGCAAAAACCCTTTCGATTTATTTGACTATGAATTGCGCAGTAGCGTTATTCGCAATCCTAAGGGAGATGCTGTTTTCGAAATGCACAATGTAGAAGTGCCAAAATTTTGGAGCCAAGTAGCTACCGATATTTTAGCACAAAAGTATTTCCGCAAAGCAGGTGTTCCGCAAGCCGATGGCACATTAGGCGGAGAAACCTCTATAAAGCAAACGGCACACCGCCTAGCAGACTGTTGGCGTTTTTGGGGTGAAAAGTACGGATACTTTGCCTCTAAGAAAGATGCCGATGTGTTTTATGATGAAATAGTGTACTCCTTAGTAAGCCAGATGGCAGCGCCCAATAGCCCGCAGTGGTTCAATACAGGGCTGCACACTTCTTACGGTATTACTGGCAAGCCTCAAGGACACTATTATGTAGATCCTCAAACCGAAGAGTTAAAAGAATCTACCTCTGCATACGAACGCCCGCAACCACACGCTTGTTTTATTCTTTCTGTAGATGACGATTTAGTAAGCGGAGGAGGCATTATGGATTTATGGGTGCGCGAAGCACGTATTTTCAAATACGGTTCAGGTGTAGGAACCAACTTCAGCAGTATTCGTGGCGAAGGAGAAAAATTAAGCGGAGGTGGCACATCTTCCGGCTTAATGAGTTTCCTTAAAATTGGCGATAGTGCAGCAGGAGCTATTAAATCTGGAGGTACTACCAGGCGTGCTGCTAAGATGGTATGCTTAGATTTAGACCACCCAGAAATTATCGACTTCATTGAATGGAAAATGAAGGAAGAAGATAAAGTAGCCGCGCTTATTGCAGCAGGTTACGATAACCACTACGAAGGCGAAGCATATCGCACTGTAAGCGGTCAAAATTCCAACAACTCTGTGCGCGTGCCAAACAGTTTCTTCCACGCCTTAGAAAAAGGCGATAAATGGGCGCTGAGAGCACGCACCAACGGTAAGCCAATGAAAGAAATTTCATCTACCGAGTTGTGGGATAAAATTGCAATGGCAGCATGGCGCTGTGCCGATCCGGGTGTTCAGTTCGATACCACTATCAACGAATGGCACACCTGCCCGGCAGATGGCCCCATCCGCGCCAGCAATCCATGCAGCGAATACATGTTTTTAGACAACACTGCATGCAACCTTGCTTCTTTCAACCTACGTAAATTTTTCAATGACCAAACACTTGAGTTTGATGTAAAAGGCTTTGAACACCAAAGCCGCATTTGGACTATGGTACTGGAAATTTCGGTACTTATGGCACAATTCCCATCAAAAGAAGTAGCACAACTTTCGTACGAATTCCGCACACTTGGTTTAGGGTTTGCCAATCTAGGCTCTGTGCTTATGGTAAGCGGCATTCCTTACGATAGCGATAAAGCACGTGCCATTGGCGGAGCCATCACAGCTATTATGACCGGAGTTGCCTATAAAACATCGGCAGAAATGGCTGCCAACTTAGGCACTTTTGCCGGCTACGAGCGCAATAAAGAAAATATGCTGCGTGTAATGCGCAACCACCGCTATGCCGCATACAATGCTTCTCCGGAAACTTATGAAGGCATAGAAATAAAACCTTTAGGAATTGACCCTCAATTTTGCCCAGATTACTTACTGCAATCTGCAACCAATGCGTGGGACGATGCATTGAAACTAGGTGAACAATACGGTTTCCGCAATGCTCAAGCCACCGTAATTGCTCCAACCGGAACCATTGGCTTACTTATGGATTGCGACACAACTGGAGTTGAACCCGATTTTGCATTGGTGAAGTTTAAAAAACTATCAGGAGGAGGTTATTTTAAAATAGTAAACGAATCTGTGCCTTACGCACTTAAAAATTTAGGATACGCTAAAAATGAAATTGAAGCTATTGTAAACTATGCTAAAGGACACGCCACTCTCTTTGGCGCACCGGGCGTAAATCCCGAAAGCCTAAAAGCAAAAGGATTTACAGCAGCAGATATTGAAAAAGTAGAAGCTAACTTGCCTTCGGCCTTCGATATTACTTTTGCATTTAATGTATGGACATTGGGCGAAGATGCTATGCAACGCCTCGGCATCAGCAAAGAGCAATACAACGACAGCACATTTAACTTACTGCGCACCATTGGCTTTACTAAAGCAGAAATTGAAGCAGCCAACAAATATGTATGCGGCACTATGACCGTAGAAGGCGCTCCATTCTTGAAAGAAGAGCATTTGCCAGTGTTTGATTGCGCCAACAAATGTGGCACAATAGGACAACGCTTTATTCATGCACATGGCCACATCCGTATGATGGCAGCCGTGCAACCATTTATTAGCGGAGCCATTTCAAAAACCATTAACCTACCCAACGAAGCTACCGTTGAAGATATTCAAAGTTGCTATGAACTAAGTTGGAAGTTAGGCTTAAAAGCCAACGCACTTTACCGCGATGGATGCAAACTTTCTCAACCGCTTTCAAACAAAAAAGACGAAGAGAAAGAAACGACCTCTGCTACCGAAGTAACATCTTCTACTGCAGCCCCTGAGCAAGAAATGAGTAAACTTACTCCTGAGCAAGTTTTAGAGGCAGCACGCATCTTTATGCAAGAAAGCAGCGATACTCAATTTAAAACAGCACTTGCTAGAATTGTAGAGCGCAAACGCTTACCTCACAAACGCAATGGTTTTACGCAGAAAGCAAAAATTGGAGGACAAACAGTATTTGTACGCACAGGCGAGTACGAAGATGGAACCGTAGGTGAAATTTTCATTGATATGCACAAAGAAGGAGCTTCGTTCCGCAGCCTAATGAACTGCTTTGCCATTTCTGTTTCCATTGGCTTGCAATACGGAGTGCCTTTAGATGAGTTTGTAAACAAATTTACATTCACCCGTTTTGAACCAAGCGGCATGGTAGATCATCCGAATATTAAAAATGCATCTTCCATAGTAGATTATATATTCCGCTTGCTTGGCTTTGAGTACTTGAACCGTACCGATTTAGTACACGTTACTCCGGAGCAAATAGCCATGCGTGAGCGCAGTACTTTAGATTTAACTACAGACATTGGCGATGAACCGGTTGCCGAGCGCGAACACAGTGTTCAGGAGTTTAAAGTAAGCAAGCCAGTATCTGCCAGTATGAGCGTTCCTGCAGAAAAAGAGGCGCCAAAGGCTACGGCAGCACGTGCTGTAACAGTTGTAAAGCCAAGCAGCTTAGAAGCATTTAACCAAGCAGCCAAAGGACAAATGGGCGATGCTCCGGCATGCAGCGTTTGCGGTAATATAACTATTAGAAGCGGCACCTGCTACAAATGCCTAAACTGTGGCAACAGCATGGGTTGCAGTTAA